A stretch of Dietzia lutea DNA encodes these proteins:
- a CDS encoding PE-PGRS family protein, which yields MTAENRHSADDLATAFTVLSEFLGSANLTTQLAQAESELVQTTADDSGGVAAQYGFTQELLDATLLIRSKVGRLNDVVHATTIALALPHILEPDERVVNRPSLGAGNDPTRPYDLETDRRIAEFKVAQWKGADTMRKRGVVADLVHLTLDDSGRRAQLYIVGEVPSRFLACSTSTVTWMLGR from the coding sequence ATGACGGCTGAGAATCGGCACAGTGCGGATGACCTGGCGACAGCGTTCACGGTGCTGTCTGAGTTCCTGGGAAGCGCCAATCTGACGACCCAGTTGGCGCAGGCGGAGTCGGAGCTGGTGCAGACCACGGCCGATGATTCCGGCGGAGTTGCCGCTCAATACGGCTTCACTCAAGAGCTGCTGGATGCGACCCTGCTGATCCGCTCGAAAGTCGGGCGTCTCAACGACGTCGTCCACGCGACGACTATCGCCTTGGCGCTGCCGCACATCCTCGAGCCGGACGAACGGGTTGTGAACCGGCCCTCCCTGGGTGCCGGCAACGACCCCACGAGGCCGTACGACCTGGAAACCGATCGGCGCATCGCCGAGTTCAAGGTCGCTCAGTGGAAAGGCGCCGACACGATGCGTAAGCGTGGCGTCGTCGCAGATCTGGTGCACCTGACTCTGGATGACTCCGGCCGACGGGCGCAGCTCTACATCGTCGGCGAGGTGCCGAGCCGGTTCCTGGCCTGTTCCACTTCCACAGTGACTTGGATGCTCGGCCGCTGA
- a CDS encoding ABC transporter ATP-binding protein: MSSSESGTVTSASTDTADAAQVGGPDRPDVTAALPLASGRESLAVLWPLLRERRGNLLLVAVAGLVGAVAGLVAPWVIGRLVDVLPGSQDYSAVWAAAGAIAVAGVVGAGCTWAGQAWLARLTEPTVARLREMVMDRSLRLGAAQMETTETGDLVSRVAEDAREISQAATAVIPLVVQSLFTVIVSAVGLATVDWRLGLVGLVALPMYWTTLRWYLPRSGPIYAAERAAFGTRASRLLGGITGSRTLHAYDAQDAELRRITAASAQARDLSIRVFYFVTRAFSRNNRAEVTVLGLLLVVGFFLVDADIITAGAVTTAALLFHRLFNPIGALVGIVDQVQSAGASLVRMVGVITMPVPERTATLEPGPLELTGVSHAYGEASREAFSGEAPDGDASFGGAAPALIDVDLTLAPGEVVAVVGSTGAGKSTLALVAAGTLTPSRGSVRMGGVSLSDVDPVALRQRITMVSQEVHSFAATIAENVRAPRPEASESEVRAALRTVGADWVDDLPDGIHTVIGEGGHPLDPMQSQMIALARVELADPDVVILDEATAEAGSAGARRLDDAAAAVLRDRAGLVVAHRLSQAVSADRILVMEHGRVVESGTHDELLRADGRYAELARAWFGA; encoded by the coding sequence ATGAGCAGCTCCGAGTCCGGCACCGTCACCTCCGCCTCCACCGACACCGCCGACGCTGCCCAGGTCGGCGGCCCCGACCGGCCCGACGTCACCGCGGCCCTGCCCCTGGCCAGCGGTCGCGAGTCGCTCGCCGTGCTGTGGCCGCTGCTGCGCGAGCGTCGCGGCAACCTGCTGCTGGTGGCCGTGGCCGGCCTGGTCGGAGCGGTCGCCGGGCTCGTGGCGCCGTGGGTGATCGGCCGACTGGTCGACGTCCTGCCCGGCAGTCAGGACTACTCGGCCGTGTGGGCGGCGGCGGGCGCGATCGCCGTGGCCGGTGTGGTCGGCGCCGGTTGCACGTGGGCAGGACAGGCGTGGCTCGCCCGGCTCACCGAACCGACCGTCGCGCGCCTGCGGGAGATGGTCATGGACCGTTCCCTGCGCCTGGGCGCCGCGCAGATGGAGACCACCGAGACCGGTGACCTCGTCTCGCGCGTGGCCGAGGACGCCCGCGAGATCAGCCAGGCCGCCACCGCGGTGATCCCGCTGGTGGTGCAGTCGCTGTTTACGGTGATCGTCTCCGCAGTCGGCCTGGCGACGGTCGACTGGCGGCTCGGGCTGGTGGGCCTGGTGGCGCTGCCCATGTACTGGACGACGCTGCGCTGGTACCTGCCCCGCTCCGGCCCGATCTATGCCGCTGAGCGCGCCGCGTTCGGCACCCGCGCCAGCCGTCTGCTCGGCGGGATCACCGGCTCGCGGACCCTGCACGCGTACGACGCCCAGGACGCCGAGCTGCGCCGCATCACCGCCGCGTCGGCACAGGCGCGGGACCTGTCGATCCGGGTGTTCTACTTCGTTACCCGCGCCTTCTCCCGCAACAACCGGGCCGAGGTCACGGTCCTCGGGCTGCTGCTGGTCGTCGGGTTTTTCCTCGTGGACGCCGACATCATTACCGCCGGCGCCGTGACCACCGCCGCGTTGTTGTTCCACCGGCTGTTCAACCCGATCGGCGCGCTCGTGGGGATAGTCGACCAGGTGCAGTCGGCCGGCGCCTCGCTCGTGCGAATGGTCGGCGTCATCACCATGCCGGTGCCCGAGCGCACCGCCACTCTCGAGCCCGGCCCGCTCGAGCTGACCGGCGTCTCCCACGCCTACGGCGAGGCGTCCCGCGAGGCTTTCTCCGGCGAGGCTCCCGACGGCGATGCTTCTTTCGGCGGGGCCGCCCCTGCCCTCATCGACGTGGACCTCACCCTGGCCCCCGGCGAGGTCGTCGCGGTGGTCGGCTCGACGGGCGCCGGCAAGAGCACCCTGGCATTGGTCGCCGCGGGAACCCTCACGCCGTCGCGCGGCAGCGTCCGCATGGGCGGCGTCTCACTGTCCGACGTCGACCCGGTGGCCCTGCGCCAGCGCATCACGATGGTCTCGCAGGAGGTGCACTCCTTTGCCGCGACCATCGCCGAGAACGTGCGGGCGCCCCGCCCCGAGGCCTCCGAATCCGAGGTCCGCGCCGCCCTGCGTACGGTGGGCGCCGACTGGGTGGACGACCTACCCGACGGCATCCACACGGTCATCGGCGAGGGCGGTCACCCGCTCGACCCCATGCAGAGCCAGATGATCGCCCTGGCCCGCGTCGAGCTGGCCGACCCCGACGTGGTGATCCTCGACGAGGCCACCGCCGAGGCCGGGTCCGCCGGGGCACGCCGCCTCGACGACGCCGCGGCCGCCGTGCTGCGCGACCGCGCTGGCCTGGTGGTCGCGCACCGGCTGAGCCAGGCGGTGTCCGCCGATCGGATCCTGGTGATGGAGCACGGCCGGGTCGTGGAGTCCGGCACGCACGACGAGCTGCTGCGAGCGGACGGCCGCTACGCCGAGCTGGCGCGGGCGTGGTTCGGGGCGTGA
- a CDS encoding ABC transporter ATP-binding protein produces the protein MSAPTSPPARPRRRAEDTPGGDAPTTANGLLLRAVGRRRHLWAPGLVLMTLWQLCEALVPIAIGVIVDAAIIPLDRWAMLWSVVGLIGLFTVLSLGYRFGARMSNRALQEEAHDLRVEVTRVPLSRRRAMDGASSGDVLSVCSADADVAALVFRQIALGGSAVIGIVGISVYLLWTDWVVGLIVLIGVPLSLVLVALPSRAISRHSTAQQAAIGMASSRATDIMAGLRVLKAGGGERWAADQYRTASEDAAAAGIVTAERSGRVQGIGSLGMAVVLALVLLAAGYRVIQGQMEIGTLVSVVGVAVFFEEPVRMITQMVAVFARSHGAAQRLVDLLQSAPVDDSGSEVPAGAELRVEGLALPDGRTLDLEVVEGEVVALVADQPAAADAVTLAVAGHGDGADAVLVVGHRRSQLAPAIAEHLVAAPHRVDLFVGTVRSNITMSHDDDEEPIPEAVLQASAVAEILENLPDGLDHPVQEGGRNLSGGQRQRIALARALHADPDVLVLHEPTSAVDAVTEWGIAQAVRRLRTSRPGQATLVVTSSPPFLATADRVVHLPRSGDVRTGTHLELREASATYRAAVDR, from the coding sequence ATGTCAGCACCGACGTCTCCACCGGCTCGGCCGCGCCGCCGCGCCGAGGACACCCCCGGAGGGGACGCCCCGACCACCGCGAACGGGCTCCTGCTCCGCGCGGTCGGCCGCCGGCGGCACCTCTGGGCGCCCGGGCTGGTGCTCATGACGCTGTGGCAGCTGTGCGAGGCGCTGGTGCCCATCGCGATCGGCGTGATCGTGGACGCCGCGATCATCCCGCTCGACCGCTGGGCCATGTTGTGGTCGGTCGTCGGGCTCATCGGCCTGTTCACCGTGCTCAGCCTGGGGTACCGCTTCGGCGCCCGCATGAGCAACCGCGCCCTGCAGGAGGAGGCGCACGACCTGCGCGTGGAGGTCACGCGGGTACCGCTGAGCCGCCGCCGCGCGATGGACGGCGCCAGCTCCGGCGACGTGCTCTCGGTGTGCTCGGCCGACGCCGACGTGGCCGCGTTGGTCTTCCGGCAGATCGCGCTGGGCGGGTCGGCGGTGATCGGGATCGTGGGGATCTCGGTGTACCTGCTGTGGACCGACTGGGTGGTGGGGCTCATCGTGCTCATCGGCGTGCCGCTCAGCCTGGTGCTGGTCGCCCTGCCCAGCCGCGCGATCTCCCGCCACAGCACCGCCCAGCAGGCCGCGATCGGTATGGCGAGCAGCCGTGCGACCGACATCATGGCCGGTCTGCGCGTGCTCAAGGCCGGCGGCGGCGAGCGCTGGGCTGCCGATCAGTACCGCACCGCCTCCGAGGACGCGGCCGCGGCGGGCATCGTCACCGCCGAGCGCTCCGGGCGCGTGCAGGGCATCGGCTCGCTCGGCATGGCCGTGGTCCTGGCGCTGGTCCTGCTGGCCGCCGGGTACCGCGTGATCCAGGGCCAGATGGAGATCGGCACGCTCGTCTCCGTGGTGGGCGTGGCCGTGTTCTTCGAGGAGCCCGTCCGGATGATCACCCAGATGGTCGCCGTCTTCGCTCGTTCCCACGGCGCCGCGCAGCGCCTGGTCGATCTGCTGCAGTCCGCGCCGGTCGACGATTCCGGCTCCGAGGTGCCCGCCGGCGCCGAGCTGCGCGTGGAGGGTCTGGCGCTGCCCGACGGCCGCACGCTCGACCTGGAGGTGGTCGAGGGGGAGGTGGTCGCGCTCGTCGCCGACCAGCCGGCCGCCGCCGACGCCGTCACCCTGGCGGTCGCCGGTCACGGCGACGGGGCCGACGCCGTGCTCGTCGTTGGTCACCGCCGCAGCCAGCTCGCCCCCGCGATCGCCGAGCACCTGGTGGCCGCGCCGCACCGCGTGGATCTGTTCGTGGGTACCGTCCGTTCGAACATCACCATGAGTCACGACGACGACGAGGAGCCCATCCCCGAGGCGGTCCTGCAGGCCTCGGCGGTCGCGGAGATCCTCGAGAACCTCCCCGACGGCCTGGATCACCCTGTCCAGGAGGGCGGCCGGAACCTGTCCGGGGGCCAGCGACAGCGGATCGCGCTCGCCCGGGCCCTGCACGCCGATCCCGACGTCCTGGTCCTGCACGAGCCGACCAGTGCCGTCGACGCCGTCACCGAGTGGGGGATCGCGCAGGCCGTGCGCCGGCTCCGGACGAGTCGGCCGGGCCAGGCCACGCTCGTCGTCACCTCGTCTCCGCCGTTCCTCGCGACCGCCGACCGGGTGGTCCACCTGCCCCGAAGTGGCGACGTGCGCACGGGCACCCACCTGGAGCTGCGCGAGGCGTCAGCCACCTACCGGGCGGCGGTCGACCGATGA
- a CDS encoding dihydrofolate reductase family protein, with amino-acid sequence MRPLRYSINVTLDGCVHHEAGVMPDEESMRFWTEEMQGADALLFGRVTYELMESAWRRPELGGWPDWMEKWELPFAEAIDRTHKHVVSSTLEAVDWNAELVQGDLETAVRELKAQPGRGLWVGGVTLPLALAELGLIDEYEFVVQPVLAGRGPTLMAGLRERIPLELIDRTGFRSGSVALRYRPVRPAG; translated from the coding sequence ATGAGACCACTGCGCTACTCGATCAACGTCACCCTCGACGGGTGCGTCCACCACGAGGCCGGGGTCATGCCGGACGAGGAATCGATGCGGTTCTGGACCGAGGAGATGCAGGGCGCCGACGCCCTCCTGTTCGGCCGGGTCACCTACGAGCTCATGGAGTCGGCGTGGCGCCGGCCGGAGTTGGGCGGGTGGCCGGACTGGATGGAGAAGTGGGAACTCCCGTTCGCGGAGGCCATCGACCGCACGCACAAGCACGTCGTGTCGAGCACCCTGGAGGCGGTCGACTGGAACGCCGAGCTGGTCCAGGGCGACCTCGAGACCGCCGTCCGCGAGCTCAAGGCGCAGCCGGGCCGCGGCCTGTGGGTGGGTGGGGTGACGCTGCCCCTCGCGCTGGCGGAGCTGGGCCTGATCGACGAGTACGAGTTCGTCGTGCAGCCCGTCCTCGCCGGCCGCGGGCCGACCCTCATGGCCGGGCTGCGGGAGCGGATCCCGCTGGAGCTGATCGACCGCACCGGGTTCCGCTCCGGGTCGGTGGCCCTGCGCTACCGGCCCGTCCGCCCCGCTGGGTGA
- a CDS encoding lytic transglycosylase domain-containing protein, translating into MPTLTPRATASLAGLLATVVLSSSCSYEATREAPIPIPPGIPPAAGAPVPTIDINAPGRTSDQLREWAAAMNEPMNIPVAALAAYGNAAETMRQTRPECNLAWTTLAGIGHVETRHGRYRGAMLNDDGYALPPIIGIKLDGSPGFADIPDTDGGQWDGDTEHDRAVGPMQFIPESWRKYGRDANGDGVADPNQIDDAAVAAARLLCETGGDLSVAENWQRAVLAYNASREYVMDVRDAAAAYSVGTTAP; encoded by the coding sequence ATGCCCACCCTGACCCCCCGCGCCACCGCGAGCCTCGCGGGACTGCTCGCGACCGTCGTCTTGTCGTCGTCGTGCTCCTATGAGGCCACCCGCGAGGCGCCCATCCCCATCCCCCCGGGCATCCCGCCGGCCGCCGGCGCCCCGGTGCCGACCATCGACATCAACGCCCCCGGCCGCACGTCCGACCAGCTGCGCGAGTGGGCGGCCGCGATGAACGAGCCGATGAACATCCCCGTCGCCGCGCTGGCCGCCTACGGCAACGCCGCCGAGACCATGCGCCAGACCCGACCCGAGTGCAACCTCGCCTGGACGACGCTCGCCGGCATCGGGCACGTGGAGACGCGGCACGGCCGGTACCGCGGGGCGATGTTGAACGACGACGGCTACGCGCTCCCTCCGATCATCGGGATCAAACTCGACGGGTCGCCGGGGTTCGCGGACATCCCCGACACCGACGGCGGCCAGTGGGACGGCGACACCGAACACGACCGCGCGGTCGGGCCCATGCAGTTCATCCCCGAGTCGTGGCGCAAATACGGTCGCGACGCCAACGGCGACGGGGTGGCCGACCCCAACCAGATCGACGACGCCGCCGTGGCCGCCGCGCGCCTGCTGTGCGAGACCGGGGGAGACCTCTCGGTGGCCGAGAACTGGCAGCGCGCCGTGCTGGCCTACAACGCCTCGCGCGAGTACGTCATGGACGTGCGCGACGCGGCGGCCGCGTACTCAGTGGGGACGACGGCGCCGTAG
- a CDS encoding TetR/AcrR family transcriptional regulator — MRRVPQQARSRAMVERIVEAARVVLVRDGYESFTTNRVADEAEVSPGSLYQYFPDKSALVTVVMDRWSAEISDRVAASLAASGPVDVQDPAAVRGIADALLSALEADAGLLRIVWEELPAVRHRAAQHALETRVRELLAVYLSAAGLRSADPAARAWVIVMAVENIAVRWVLDRPAISRDDLLDELTALAGGFASGSGADARSPE, encoded by the coding sequence ATGAGAAGGGTGCCCCAGCAGGCCAGATCCCGCGCGATGGTCGAGCGGATCGTGGAGGCGGCTCGCGTCGTGCTCGTGCGCGACGGCTACGAGTCCTTCACGACGAACCGCGTCGCCGATGAGGCCGAGGTGAGCCCGGGATCGCTGTACCAGTACTTTCCGGACAAGTCGGCGCTGGTCACGGTGGTGATGGACCGCTGGTCGGCCGAGATCTCCGACCGGGTGGCCGCCTCGCTCGCCGCCTCCGGCCCGGTCGACGTGCAGGACCCGGCCGCGGTCCGCGGAATCGCTGACGCGCTGCTGTCCGCTTTGGAGGCGGACGCCGGGCTGCTGCGGATCGTGTGGGAGGAGCTGCCCGCGGTGCGCCACCGGGCCGCGCAGCACGCGCTGGAGACCCGCGTCCGCGAACTGCTGGCCGTGTACCTCTCCGCGGCCGGACTGCGCTCGGCGGACCCGGCGGCCCGGGCCTGGGTGATCGTCATGGCCGTGGAGAACATCGCCGTCCGCTGGGTGCTCGACCGGCCGGCCATCAGCCGCGACGACCTGCTCGACGAGCTCACCGCGCTCGCCGGCGGGTTCGCGTCGGGGAGCGGTGCCGACGCCCGGTCTCCGGAGTGA
- a CDS encoding oxygenase MpaB family protein has protein sequence MTAAPERHTTDPAATTAASPYPTRFREAEDRSRRIGRTLKAVARVDEVDEQLMDRLGRGYLERDELGNRLAAAMRLRSGEPGAVSRRQLDEALTTGTAGLPEDAAPVLREYIARLEGTPDWVDWAKIERGQKVYLRLGQNAADILLQLSLIGGYRFGGPTDLLVATGGLTGNTTLRRLAETSHWTMSLSIADGLRPGGEAWRLTGHVRAMHAVVNHAMETRWDTGRWGLPINQSDLAATLGLFDAVVLLGVRTLGVPVSRQDSQDVMHVWRYVGWLLGVDDDFLVERESERHRINYHILLAQAGLSEAGPQLTQALVEAQRTRHRTGPFPRLRARVGHERLLSMLTVLLGRESMREFGLPVRPPWAHAYLVALNTLRYRTPFGRARLDAWGERVRDRERKETFGDARPDIGRPATA, from the coding sequence ATGACCGCAGCGCCTGAACGCCACACCACGGACCCCGCCGCCACCACGGCCGCATCGCCGTACCCGACGCGCTTCCGCGAGGCCGAGGACCGCTCGCGCCGCATCGGCCGCACGCTCAAGGCCGTCGCGCGCGTGGACGAGGTCGACGAGCAGCTCATGGACCGCCTCGGCCGCGGCTACCTCGAGCGCGACGAGCTCGGCAACAGGCTGGCCGCCGCGATGCGCCTGCGCTCCGGCGAGCCCGGCGCCGTGAGCCGCCGCCAGCTCGACGAGGCCCTGACCACCGGCACAGCCGGCCTGCCCGAGGACGCCGCCCCCGTCCTGCGGGAGTACATCGCCCGGCTCGAGGGCACCCCGGACTGGGTCGACTGGGCCAAGATCGAGCGTGGACAGAAGGTCTACCTGCGGCTGGGGCAGAACGCCGCCGACATCCTGCTGCAGCTCTCGCTCATCGGCGGCTACCGCTTCGGCGGCCCCACCGACCTGCTCGTGGCGACCGGTGGACTGACCGGCAACACGACGCTGCGGCGCCTGGCCGAGACCAGCCACTGGACCATGTCTCTGTCGATCGCCGACGGGCTGCGGCCGGGCGGCGAGGCGTGGCGGCTCACCGGCCACGTGCGGGCGATGCACGCGGTGGTCAACCACGCCATGGAGACTCGCTGGGACACGGGCCGCTGGGGCCTGCCGATCAACCAGAGCGACCTCGCCGCCACCCTGGGCCTGTTCGACGCCGTCGTCCTGCTGGGCGTGCGAACGCTCGGCGTGCCGGTGAGCCGACAGGACTCGCAGGACGTCATGCACGTGTGGCGGTACGTGGGCTGGCTGCTCGGGGTCGACGACGACTTCCTCGTCGAGCGCGAGAGCGAGCGCCACCGCATCAACTACCACATCCTCCTCGCGCAGGCCGGGCTGTCCGAGGCGGGCCCGCAGCTCACGCAGGCGTTGGTCGAGGCGCAGCGCACGCGGCATCGCACCGGCCCGTTCCCCCGCCTGCGCGCCCGCGTCGGACACGAGCGACTGCTGAGCATGCTCACCGTGCTGCTGGGCCGCGAGTCGATGCGCGAGTTCGGCCTGCCCGTCCGCCCGCCGTGGGCACACGCCTACCTCGTCGCGCTCAACACGCTGCGCTACCGCACGCCGTTCGGCCGCGCCCGGCTCGACGCGTGGGGCGAGCGGGTCCGCGACCGCGAGCGCAAGGAGACCTTCGGCGACGCCCGCCCCGACATCGGCCGCCCCGCCACCGCCTGA
- a CDS encoding DUF305 domain-containing protein: MARATLLMAATVTASALILTACAESGDDTASAPSTSTGAPAETAAPASGTEPVAPDEGGEHSRADVMFAQTMLPHHEQAVEMSDLLLTKSDIPADVTALAEQIRAEQGPEIEQMTAWLEQWGEPLSPEGGHGGQHGGHGGDMAGMEGMLSQTELEQLADAEGTDAARLFLEGMIAHHEGAIDMARQEVDEGSYQPAVDLARSIIETQQDEIATMRDMLSGV; encoded by the coding sequence ATGGCCCGCGCAACACTGCTGATGGCCGCTACCGTCACCGCGTCCGCCCTGATTCTGACCGCCTGCGCGGAGAGCGGTGACGACACCGCGAGCGCACCGTCCACCTCGACCGGCGCCCCCGCCGAGACCGCCGCTCCCGCGAGCGGGACAGAGCCCGTCGCCCCTGACGAGGGTGGCGAGCACTCCCGCGCCGACGTGATGTTCGCGCAGACGATGCTCCCCCACCACGAGCAGGCCGTCGAGATGAGCGACCTCCTCCTGACCAAGAGCGACATCCCCGCTGACGTCACCGCCCTGGCCGAACAGATCAGGGCAGAACAGGGCCCCGAGATCGAGCAGATGACCGCCTGGCTCGAGCAGTGGGGCGAACCGCTGAGCCCTGAGGGCGGCCACGGTGGCCAGCACGGGGGTCACGGCGGCGACATGGCCGGAATGGAGGGCATGCTCTCGCAGACCGAGCTGGAGCAGCTGGCCGACGCGGAGGGAACCGACGCCGCGCGCCTCTTCCTCGAGGGGATGATCGCCCACCACGAGGGTGCCATCGACATGGCTCGACAGGAGGTTGACGAGGGCAGCTACCAGCCGGCCGTCGACCTGGCACGGTCGATCATCGAGACCCAACAAGACGAGATCGCCACCATGCGCGACATGCTCTCGGGAGTGTGA
- a CDS encoding GNAT family N-acetyltransferase — translation MSAPMVTVRTATRADAPAVARILSEAFLDDPAWSITLPEDDTRLAKLAAYYRRRVRRRPGWVDVAVDDGEVVGALLWEPPADSGALATVRRAIAGGTRWVLGRLPIGRGARHTLQIEAYRPTAPHWYLRDIGAGPEARGKGVGTALLEHRLTIVDRSPTQLAFLESTTPGSRRLYERFGFEAIGSVATLGNQSSTAMLRRPGSSAD, via the coding sequence GTGAGCGCGCCCATGGTGACAGTCCGCACGGCCACCCGCGCCGACGCCCCCGCGGTGGCCCGCATCCTCAGCGAGGCGTTCCTCGACGACCCCGCGTGGTCGATCACCCTGCCGGAGGACGACACCCGGCTCGCCAAGCTCGCCGCGTACTACCGCCGTCGCGTACGGCGGCGCCCCGGATGGGTGGACGTGGCGGTCGACGACGGCGAGGTGGTCGGAGCCCTTCTGTGGGAACCACCTGCCGACTCGGGCGCGCTGGCCACGGTCCGACGGGCGATCGCAGGCGGGACCCGCTGGGTCCTCGGTCGGCTGCCCATCGGCCGCGGTGCCCGCCATACCCTCCAGATCGAGGCGTACCGGCCCACAGCACCGCACTGGTACCTGCGCGACATCGGCGCCGGGCCCGAGGCCCGCGGCAAGGGCGTCGGCACGGCCCTGCTCGAGCACCGCCTGACCATCGTCGACCGCTCGCCGACCCAGCTCGCGTTCCTCGAGTCCACCACGCCTGGGAGTCGGCGCCTCTACGAGCGGTTCGGCTTCGAGGCCATCGGCTCGGTCGCCACCCTGGGGAATCAGTCCTCGACCGCCATGCTGCGCAGGCCCGGCAGCAGCGCGGATTAG
- a CDS encoding alpha-hydroxy-acid oxidizing protein, translating to MTADFVTPATDTPAPDPLGRARQNVIYRSGISGITPTVPTSAEKLEAAARRSLLRRPGGAKAWAYIYGGAGSGTTMDANREAFDRRPLVPRMLRNTSRRDLATTVLGQRLPAPVLVAPIGAAGLVRREADLMVGRAAAARGIPYILSSQGSSPMEETAREMAGGPRWYQLYWSSDEQLVDSFIARAEAIDAGALVVTLDTTTLGWRPWDLDLGSLPFTRGVGIAQYVSDPRFTEMVAERVAREAAAGPGADPDAIKVTPRAALTLLEMARNRPGRLLDNLRAPETRAAVQTFLDTFSNPALSWEHLATLRDRTRLPIVLKGVLHPDDARKAFDSGVDAVMVSNHGGRQVDGSIGTLDALVRIREAVGPEPTVLLDSGIRNGTDVVKAMACGANAVTLGRPHIYGLAVAGERGVGEVLDNLLAEIDLTMSLSGASSWEQVDATLLA from the coding sequence ATGACGGCAGACTTCGTGACCCCCGCCACAGACACGCCCGCGCCGGATCCCCTCGGCCGGGCGCGTCAGAACGTCATCTACCGCTCCGGCATCTCCGGCATCACGCCCACGGTGCCGACCAGCGCCGAGAAACTCGAAGCCGCCGCGCGACGCTCGCTGCTGCGTCGGCCCGGCGGGGCCAAGGCGTGGGCCTACATCTACGGCGGCGCCGGCTCCGGGACGACCATGGACGCCAACCGCGAGGCCTTCGACCGACGACCGCTCGTCCCCCGCATGCTGCGCAACACCTCCCGGCGGGATCTGGCGACCACCGTGCTCGGGCAGCGACTTCCCGCCCCCGTGCTGGTCGCCCCCATCGGCGCGGCCGGGCTGGTCCGCCGCGAGGCCGACCTCATGGTCGGGCGGGCCGCGGCCGCGCGCGGGATCCCGTACATCCTGTCCTCGCAGGGCTCCTCGCCGATGGAGGAGACCGCCCGCGAGATGGCCGGCGGTCCGCGCTGGTACCAGCTCTACTGGAGCAGCGACGAGCAGCTCGTCGACAGCTTCATCGCCCGCGCCGAGGCGATCGACGCCGGCGCCCTGGTCGTCACCCTCGACACCACCACCCTCGGCTGGCGGCCCTGGGACCTCGACCTCGGATCGCTGCCGTTCACCCGCGGGGTCGGCATCGCCCAGTACGTCTCCGACCCGCGCTTCACCGAGATGGTGGCCGAACGGGTCGCACGCGAGGCCGCGGCCGGCCCCGGCGCGGACCCCGACGCCATCAAGGTCACGCCGCGGGCCGCGCTGACGCTGCTGGAGATGGCGCGCAACCGCCCCGGCCGCCTGCTCGACAACCTGCGCGCGCCCGAGACGCGCGCCGCCGTGCAGACCTTCCTCGACACCTTCTCCAACCCGGCGCTGAGCTGGGAGCACCTCGCGACCCTGCGGGACCGGACCCGGCTGCCGATCGTGCTCAAGGGCGTCCTGCATCCGGACGACGCACGCAAGGCCTTCGACTCGGGCGTCGACGCGGTCATGGTCTCCAACCACGGGGGCCGCCAGGTCGACGGATCCATCGGCACCCTCGACGCCCTCGTCCGCATCCGCGAGGCCGTCGGCCCCGAACCGACCGTGCTGCTCGACTCCGGTATCCGCAACGGCACCGACGTCGTCAAGGCCATGGCCTGCGGAGCGAACGCGGTCACGCTCGGTCGGCCGCACATCTACGGCCTGGCCGTCGCGGGCGAGCGCGGCGTCGGCGAGGTGCTCGACAACCTGCTCGCCGAGATCGACCTCACCATGTCACTCAGCGGCGCCAGCTCGTGGGAGCAGGTCGACGCCACACTCCTGGCATGA
- a CDS encoding putative transporter small subunit, with the protein MTPILLTIYVLIWPVIVAGVLAVLVRGFVKEAAEAKREGAPII; encoded by the coding sequence ATGACACCGATCCTTCTCACGATCTACGTCCTGATCTGGCCCGTCATCGTGGCCGGCGTCCTCGCCGTCCTCGTCCGTGGCTTCGTCAAGGAGGCCGCTGAGGCCAAGAGAGAGGGCGCCCCGATCATCTAG